The Hypomesus transpacificus isolate Combined female chromosome 6, fHypTra1, whole genome shotgun sequence genomic interval TTAATTACATAGAACAATTTTGTAGATTTGGGTTTCCTGGggctttaaattcacaattcaggaacaaaaacaaaacagataaAGGACAACCCATCAGTTTTGATGAATGCCCTTCTATAAAACAAATATTCTAGAATCAAAAAAGCATAGGCTTGTTGACTAACTGCTTCGGACATTATGTTGAAAATCTATTCAAAGAGTTTTGAATTATGATGATAGCATATTATAGTTTGATGGATGCCTTGATTTAACAATCTATTCCGAATTTGACAGATTATTCCCATTAATATTTAAATCTATGAAATACCacagctataaaaaaaaaaatgaaaaaaatacacactcacTTGTACAAAATGGCTGGGGATCTCACTACAGATTGAGTGGATCTGTCCGTTAACGATGGGGATGATCTTAGCCAGGGGTAGACTAACCTGGGAaagactggaggaggggagaggaggagatggaggagaggtacagaaggggatgagagaggtgATTGCACAAGGGGACATGAGAGGACGGTAGAGAACAGCAGGGGATTAAGGAAGaaaggacaagagagaggaTGACAACTGTTAAATATTTTGATAGATCAAGTTGGTAATCCAACAATGAATGGAGatcattataaaaaaatatatataataactttcctatattaaaaaaaatacaaataacaaACGTAACAAAACACATAGAATTGTACGACACATTTTAACATTggagaaaacaaaataaacaataaatatatatatatataattataaaattaaataattatataattcGTTTGTACATAACTTGTTGTTATGTTCAACACTATTTAAAACATTGACTTAGGACTCAAATTTGGGACTCCCAAATGCAATTTGGTTATTGATTGGTTGATTGCTGTGTCATGTAAGCAACTGACCTATCAGGCATAGAGCCGGGGTTGGAGGCGGAAGCTGGTGGGGGGCGGAAGAACTCTGCCATGTTGTCGAGAAAACGGCTGAACCCTCTGTTGAGGCAGGTGTTGAGGACGGTCTGGCAGTCtgggctggacacacacacacacacaccggtcacacccacactcacacctgCTTGGGTCACAAGGTCACACATCGCAGGGCGTTCACCTGTCCAACATGTCTCTGGTCTCATTCAGCAGTTTGATAGTCATGACGTCGTTTTCAGTCAGACCGCATGCCTGGAAACACAACCGGAAATAGCAATTAGagcgagagaatgagagagagataatggcaatgtgagaatgagagaacaagagaacGAGCATGACAGATAGACAATgagagtgagaatgagagaaaaagggagaatgAGGAagtgaaaatgagagagaatgagagacaatGAAAGAGAACGGGCGACAGCGGGTGCGTTACCTGCGCGGCCAGGGTGTTCTCCTCGTCGGGCATCATGTACCAGGCGAGGGGCCGTCTGTGGGAGGGAGAGGCCCCCTTCTCCACCCCGTCCCCCTCCACCTGGGCTCTGATGAGGCCCAGTagctgctccagctccagcagggaCAGACTCTGCTTAAGAGACAGccttgacacacgcacacaaacaacacgTTCTTAGCCCTGCTAGTCTGGTGCCCTGTTGTGTTGCATGCTTCCCTGAtgtatcccccctcccctccagctggCAGACTCACCCCCCCAGTGTGTCCTGGACCGCTCTCTTCACCACCGTCGCCAGCTCAGACAGGCCTGGGGGACGGAACGGTAGACTCTTAGGAACACTGGGGCCCCATACAACAGAACACTTCCCAAAACCAATCACTGTCCACTTCCAGTCTCATGctttccccctttccctcctcattctctctttttttttcttccccccctGCCCGTACCGCTTCCTCCTTGCCCTCCACCCTTACCGTCCCCCAGTAGGTGCTGGATACTGGACAGGTACTGTTGCTGCACATCTGGTGGGGCCAGGGGAGCCTGTAGtaacaacacatgcacacactccggtcagctacacacacacacttgggaaagctttacataaacacacacacacacacatatatatacttCCTGGccagctatacacacacacacacacacacttatacacaaacaaacaggcgTCTCACCACTCCGTTCCTGCTGATGGAGTTGTCCAGGTAGAGGTATCCTCCGATGATGTTGAGCTGGATCCTCAGCAGCGTCACCAGCATGCAGGTGCTGTAGACAGCCACCACACTGCGCGTGAAGcctggagaggagcaggagaggaagagaggggcaggagagagaggagaggagcaggagagagaagagcaggagagagaggagagagaagagcaggagagagagaggagcagagcagaatTGAGGAGAGAAGGTCATGGTTCTGGATCGATGGGTCCATCCATACAGATGGCTTATTTTGCTGTTAAAAAGACCGACTTACTGATTATCTTTAGGTCCTCCCAAATTTCTAGCTTATTTGTTGGCCTGTGAGTAGAAAATTATTATGATTATGTTGTTAAATGGTGATTTGTGCATTACATACATTTTACAATTAAAATACTGAAAGACAGCTTTGTCTTGAAATGTCACTCTTGGGATGGCCTCTTACTTGGTCTTCAGAAGGGAGGTGAGACTCTCAGAATTGAGGAGATGGATGATGGCTTCTCGTAGTGTAGGCAGCATAGACAACACTGAAGAAGAGGAGCAGAGTCACACTTGGAACCAGTCCTACCTAGCCTGATGTGCTGTTGAATCTAGTTAACTAATACGTTGCTGTTTAACCTAGTGCTTGCTAACTAGCTTTGGAACCTGGCTAACAGTCTCTCCATGATGTGCGTGGATTATCCTTCATAAAAATTCGTTAGCATGGTTAATCGAGGACCATTAATATGGATGAATGTTTGGTCTCAGTTTCCTATTGTGGTGGGTGTTGTGAAGCTCGCCTGTAAATGACACCTGGGTCTCGGTGTGACCCAGAGACATCTTGTGTATTTTTAGTGTAAAAATAAAAGTGACATAAATTAAATATACATCTACCTGTCATGTTGCAGGTCCGTTGATTGCTCTCGAAGTGGAACTGCCGCCGGGCCTGAGCGATGTACTCTGCAGCCTCTCGTTCCTGAATGTCACGGATCTTCTTCCGAGCATATTTACCCAGGAAAtacacacctgtgtgtggggAAAGTTCAGCTCTGTCTCGCCGGAGTCTGAAGTTTACCCGTCAATGCTGCATGGCATGTTGCAATCCATGCGGCAGTAAATCAACTttgctagctaagctagctatgTGAGGTAGTTTACTTAGCGTTGTGACTAATGGTCAGTGATCTAGTGTCTCGTGTGCGATCTGGTCAAGTAAGTTAACGTTGAGAAGGGCCATAAGACCGGTGACGGGAGCTAACGTTTTTCATTTAGCTAGAACCGCAGTAGCCAACTTACCTCCGACCAAAGCACCAGCAAAAAAGAATTTCCTTTTGTGGCGTTTCAGAAAATTCCACGTGGATGAAAGCATTGTGGGGACGATGTCGTGTTTCCAAACcaaatgaaaaacaacaaaactagCAACGCTAGCTGGCTATGTGTATTTTTGCATGTTATTTTGACAGCTGCAAGCTACCTGTCAGATCGGGGTCTCAGACGCAACTTTTGGATGAGTAGATCGATGCAGCTGTGATCCGCAGCAATGCCTGAAGAAGGGTCCGACACATATTATCTTCCGCCACTCTGGTGTCTCGACAAGTTAAAGGCGTGGGATCAAACACATCGATTTCGTTTAGTTTCATCTAGTTTAAAGCTAGTTTTTATTGTTCAGTCAATTGACAATAACCAACGTTGTTCTGACTTTAGCATGGAGACTGAGAAGGAGAGCGTGAACGTTCCCAGTGGGGGGTTTCAGCCAAGCGATGAGGAAATCGAAAGATGGATAGACAGTACCTTTGACATGGTAAGAATAAAATAACGTTGCTCGCTGGCCAGAAGTCTCAACATTTTCATCATTGGGTTACAGTGTTGTGAAACTTCCCAACTTCCATGCAGGCAAAAGAGGCACTGGAAAACGGAGAGGTTCCTGTCGGGTGTATCCTGGTCTACAACAATGAGGTCATTGGCAAGGGCAGAAATGATGTGAACAAAACCAAAAACGTAAGTGATGATTTCATTGTGAGTACTAGCAAGACGTGGCTTGCAGTGTGAAACACTAAGGTATATCATACCAGTAACGTCTTTTTGTATCTTAATTCGATTGCATTATTTAATTATAGCCTATGTTACGGTAACGTGCGTGGTCGTCTTGTCATCCACTTCTGTGTTTCTAGGCTACTCGCCACGCGGAGATGGTGGCCCTGGACCAGGTTCTAGAATGGTGTAACCAAAGAAACACTGACTTCCAGACAGTGTGCGAGCGGACGGTACTGTACGTTACCGTGGAACCCTGCATCATGTGTGCTGCAGCCCTACGCTTGTCACGTATCCTTGTCGCCTTTTCCTGTGTGACATCATCGCCTAAACCTGAATGAGGCTAGTTCCCGATGGTCGAAGTCCCTCTATAGGCCATTTTCACTCAACCGTGAAATGTATGTGACTGACTACCCACCCACAGAAACCCTGTTCTTCTGACCATTGCCATCACAGTTACGTCTTTAACTATTGCCCAGATATTCCCATGGTGGTATATGGCTGTGGCAACAGCAGGTTCGGAGGCTGTGGCTCCGTTTTGGAAGTGTCCTCAGCAGACCTCCCGAGCACAGGGAAGCCTTTCAAGGTACACGCCCCCTCAATGCTACCTACACTCCAATAAGACCTCCAACTGGAAGCAGCGCATCCATTCCAGTCACCCACCGTCTTGCACAGCAGGCTATCTTGCCTGTCAGAATCTCTCAATGGTAGTCGAGATGGACCTAGATCCTCAGTATAGAAGTCACACCAGgaacaggatgtgacatcagTGTTACTTTATTTCctgttcagtgtgtgtcagggtacagagcagagga includes:
- the adat2 gene encoding tRNA-specific adenosine deaminase 2 — encoded protein: MPEEGSDTYYLPPLWCLDKLKAWDQTHRFRLVSSSLKLVFIVQSIDNNQRCSDFSMETEKESVNVPSGGFQPSDEEIERWIDSTFDMAKEALENGEVPVGCILVYNNEVIGKGRNDVNKTKNATRHAEMVALDQVLEWCNQRNTDFQTVCERTVLYVTVEPCIMCAAALRLSHIPMVVYGCGNSRFGGCGSVLEVSSADLPSTGKPFKCVSGYRAEEAVEMLKTFYRQENPNAPVPKVKKN
- the pex3 gene encoding peroxisomal biogenesis factor 3 — its product is MLSSTWNFLKRHKRKFFFAGALVGGVYFLGKYARKKIRDIQEREAAEYIAQARRQFHFESNQRTCNMTVLSMLPTLREAIIHLLNSESLTSLLKTKPTNKLEIWEDLKIISFTRSVVAVYSTCMLVTLLRIQLNIIGGYLYLDNSISRNGVAPLAPPDVQQQYLSSIQHLLGDGLSELATVVKRAVQDTLGGLSLKQSLSLLELEQLLGLIRAQVEGDGVEKGASPSHRRPLAWYMMPDEENTLAAQACGLTENDVMTIKLLNETRDMLDSPDCQTVLNTCLNRGFSRFLDNMAEFFRPPPASASNPGSMPDSLSQVSLPLAKIIPIVNGQIHSICSEIPSHFVQDLLMIEQVKDFAANVYETFSTPQDLQL